A region of the Vanrija pseudolonga chromosome 2, complete sequence genome:
CCGCGACGAAAGCTCCGTCCTCACGCCGTTCCGCACGACGCTGGCCCACCAAactgcgctcgcgcgcgcgcagctcgcgcttgccgtcgagctcggcgtgcccgcGAGCGTGCACTGCGTCGCTGCCTCCGGCCCGacgctgcgcctgctcgagagcgtgcgcgccgcggacgcGCGCTTCAGCCGGATCAACATCGACATGCACTCGTGCGGGGGGTGGAAGCCCGAGTTCTTGGCacaggcggcgcgcacgatgCCAAATCTGTACTTCAGCCCCAGCGTGCTGCTCACTGCGCGCAGtccggcgggcgcggcggccgtgcgcgCTATCCCGAGGGATCGCGTGCTGGTCGAGAGCGACCTGCATGACGTGGCACAGAGCACGCGCCTCGTCTGGGCGTCGGTGTTGTGGGTCGCAGCGtgccgcggctggcgggtCGAGAGTGCCGAGCAGTGGGaaggggtcgaggaggaggacgacgagtttgacgagAAGGGCCGCCTtgttgagcgcgccgagggggaggtCTGGGCTGTGCGCACTATTGAGCGTAACTGGGCGAGGTTCATGGGGCTGATATAGGCGCGAGCGGGAGGGTTATAGACATGGCATAATGGCATACTCGGACACGTTGCATCTCGTCACATTGTTCTGGGGCATCTCTGTACAACCAactgctcgtgctcggttCCTAGGCATACTTTGCCACATCCGCACCGTCCGGCCCGACCGGATCGCTCGACGCAGCGAGGTTGCACTGGTGAAACATGCGGAGCTCGTCGGGGCGGAAGGCGCCAGTGACGCTGTGGATGACGCCGCGGTTGTGGAAGAGGACGAGATCGCCTTCGCGCCAGTCGGCCGCGAAGAGGTACTGCGAGcaagcgtcagcgagcgagcagcgacggaGCACGCAGGGGTGAGCGTTCATCCCCTCCACGCAAACTCACCTTGGGCGAGATTCCAGGCCGCTGAACACGCGTCAAGAGCTCCCGAACCTCCTTAAGATCCCCCACTTCCCCGCCATCGGGGTAGAGCGCGCCGTCCCTACTCGCGCCTTCCGGCAACGGCGCGATCGTGAGGCTCTTGGCCGCACAGGGATGGACCTGGAGGTGCAGGGCCCCCGTGACCGGGTTCTTCCAGCACATGGGCAGGTGCTTGACCTGCGCTTCGTCAAACTCTGGCAGCTCGTCCAGGCTCAGCTCGAgcccctcgtcctcgatcCCCAGGCCGGTGGGGAGGGCGTGCGCCTTGCTCATCCACACGTAGGGGTGGGGCGCGTAGTTTACTGTCGTGCGGACTGCGAGGGACTTGAGGGGTgcggggaggaggtcgaACATTGTCTTTCCGGACGCGactgcgcgagcgggcgagcgagcgtcagcgagctgGCCGGGGGGACAAGAACCAGAAACAGAAGCAGAGCCGCGCACTCACACACGGTCGACCCCTTcggcacctcgacctcgtcgccactcCCATCGTCATACCGCACAGTCTGCCACGGCCCCTGCGGGACCTTGACCGCCAACAACGACGTCacgcggggcggcgagagcttgtacagcgcggcgtcgatgTGCCAGCGGTAGAACCGTGTCGCGTTGGACGCG
Encoded here:
- the SPCC576.01c gene encoding Putative dioxygenasec — encoded protein: MTTTATMTATATAPAYTYTPIPPSPQADAAAFTDFGREVHGFDAASVSQAQYDEIIESLYKYQVLLFRNTTITPAQQYALTHAFDPAATSYGHGNNKTGKDTKSILHPDLKTIPHQPEVQLIGNGKVPGVYEGLDSPQLKHPHHRTFHKHPISEAEELASNATRFYRWHIDAALYKLSPPRVTSLLAVKVPQGPWQTVRYDDGSGDEVEVPKGSTVFASGKTMFDLLPAPLKSLAVRTTVNYAPHPYVWMSKAHALPTGLGIEDEGLELSLDELPEFDEAQVKHLPMCWKNPVTGALHLQVHPCAAKSLTIAPLPEGASRDGALYPDGGEVGDLKEVRELLTRVQRPGISPKYLFAADWREGDLVLFHNRGVIHSVTGAFRPDELRMFHQCNLAASSDPVGPDGADVAKYA
- the scn1 gene encoding Cut9-interacting protein scn1 → MCNPPQPGTPGPSTPPSDTPPDWESITLPAAHILAHLTDAHCHPTDLSPSTETYDAVQLGGLAAMAVCDDQSAVAALGAARGWAEGEVGPGKGRVVAAFGYHPWFSHRFSLHDPAPPKEEHYLEVFAPKPALAAQLGDFLPLLPEPESFSARLERIRSDVVAARAAGRLAMVGEIGLDSAARVRIWPRTRDESSVLTPFRTTLAHQTALARAQLALAVELGVPASVHCVAASGPTLRLLESVRAADARFSRINIDMHSCGGWKPEFLAQAARTMPNLYFSPSVLLTARSPAGAAAVRAIPRDRVLVESDLHDVAQSTRLVWASVLWVAACRGWRVESAEQWEGVEEEDDEFDEKGRLVERAEGEVWAVRTIERNWARFMGLI